The Flavobacterium faecale genome has a segment encoding these proteins:
- a CDS encoding non-ribosomal peptide synthetase, whose product MVENSVTYNPFTGPEIDFVLHTTKSQAEIWTACYFGGENAARSFNESTTLVFDGAVDTQAMEAAVQAVVARHESLRATFSPDGLYMTVYKKINIPFEKIDLSNETETNQENIVSNYVRNDAHFLFDLVHGPLIKVALFQHSATKYTLVLTAHHIVCDGWSFGVLFQDLGALYTAHAKKQTPILENAVPFSAYATEELHYLQSEENIATENFWLSQFEEDIPLLDLPTDFIRPQLKTYEGNRLDFELNAALVAQIKQTGRQAGTSLVTTLVTIFELLLYKITGQNDLVIGMPFAGQPVKEMSHLIGHCVNLLPLRSSIEANSEFTTYLKKRKSELLDAYEYPNLTFGQLLQKLPIARDPSRVPLLPVVFNVDLGMNNGVQFADLQFTRQSNPKAFESFELFLNLSEKGENFIFEWSYKTALFEAKTIEAMMLSFENIMKRVAENPNQTIGDIVYEDFSADYTVLNQTETLFPDHNLHELFAAQVTRTPDAVAVIDGNRTVTYIELWQSANQMANYLSSQGLCSGQIVAISLDRSPELLMTIFAVLQCGAAYVPIDPAYPQARQKLMIEDSNAQFFIGQKETELFELTQKAYTIAILLEKSKPFDSKPLSNSVSPNEIAYIIYTSGSTGKPKGVQVMHKNVSNLVCSMAKEPGIDSNDKVLCLTTISFDAMVMETFLPLLHGATIVMVDEQTRRDGRLLLQKMADEAITLMWGTPTIWQILLDSGWDAPLSIKALIGGEAVPLTLAKELLDRCQSLWNIYGPTETTVCCILSQINKDDAFIAIGKPIANTQIHLLNALGQPVKKGQLGEIAISGAGVSSGYLGQQELTDERYVFPNFTDQLGGKQYLSGDIGKLLDNNTIQYIGRADNQVKIRGYRIELGEIEHAITNLNEIKTAVVLTDNDSLIAFLIPQKTTTDEATLLMQVRNHLTIQLPSFMVPSVFYFVDQIPMTTNGKIDDKALLQLKAKINATASFSPPRTDEEVLVAEIWKKHLKLPTIDIFSNFFEMGGHSIIAVKVMSEFEKKTGKTYPISSLFEHSTVEKFAKLIQSKTQLSTSCLVPLQKSGNKPPLFIIHGAGLNILNFVDLSKHFDPDQPVYGIQGTARPYSDWYHSIEDMAAQYIEAIVALYPSGPYALAGFSFGGVVAFEMTRQLEEQGRKVILTALLDTTVDHAYYQNSIRKKEYSRQVSVRKKRMSFLMEMLFSWRAMKDRTLAKKDYLFQKYVDQDTIMTAKEADALAQFTAANEMVNGIVDLYQLKPQSFSVDLFRSKDDVQYKTDPIYLGWKKAVPNGIRIHEVSGNHLEIVAPPNDIALAGLLQTILNERAASI is encoded by the coding sequence ATGGTAGAAAATAGTGTAACCTACAACCCCTTTACTGGTCCCGAAATCGACTTTGTATTGCATACTACAAAATCACAAGCAGAAATTTGGACTGCCTGTTATTTTGGTGGAGAAAATGCAGCACGCTCTTTTAACGAATCGACAACCCTAGTATTTGATGGTGCCGTTGATACACAAGCTATGGAAGCCGCTGTTCAAGCTGTAGTTGCCAGACATGAATCTTTACGTGCCACCTTTAGCCCAGATGGCTTATACATGACTGTTTACAAAAAAATTAATATTCCTTTTGAAAAAATTGATTTAAGCAATGAAACGGAAACCAATCAAGAGAATATAGTATCAAATTATGTTCGAAATGATGCCCATTTTCTATTTGATCTTGTGCATGGTCCTCTAATTAAGGTGGCTCTTTTTCAACATTCAGCAACGAAATATACACTTGTCCTTACAGCACATCATATTGTATGCGATGGATGGTCCTTTGGAGTATTGTTTCAAGATCTAGGTGCCTTGTATACTGCTCATGCTAAAAAGCAAACGCCAATCCTTGAAAATGCTGTACCCTTTAGTGCTTATGCAACTGAGGAACTTCATTATTTACAATCGGAAGAGAATATAGCAACAGAGAACTTTTGGCTTTCACAGTTTGAGGAGGACATTCCGCTTCTTGACCTCCCAACAGATTTTATAAGACCTCAGCTAAAAACGTATGAAGGAAACCGATTGGATTTCGAACTAAACGCGGCTTTAGTAGCTCAAATTAAGCAAACAGGACGCCAAGCAGGAACAAGTTTGGTTACTACCCTTGTTACTATTTTTGAACTTTTATTGTACAAAATTACAGGGCAGAATGATTTGGTCATCGGTATGCCTTTTGCAGGCCAACCCGTAAAAGAAATGTCGCATTTAATTGGGCATTGTGTCAACCTTTTACCTTTAAGAAGTAGCATAGAGGCAAATAGTGAGTTTACTACTTACCTAAAGAAAAGAAAATCAGAATTACTTGATGCCTATGAGTATCCAAATTTAACTTTTGGGCAATTGTTACAAAAATTACCTATAGCGCGTGACCCATCAAGAGTTCCTTTACTTCCGGTAGTTTTTAATGTTGATTTAGGTATGAACAATGGAGTTCAATTTGCTGATTTACAATTTACGCGTCAAAGCAATCCTAAAGCCTTTGAATCTTTCGAACTGTTTTTAAATCTTAGCGAAAAAGGTGAAAATTTTATCTTCGAATGGTCCTACAAGACGGCCTTGTTCGAAGCTAAAACCATTGAAGCAATGATGTTATCATTCGAAAACATTATGAAACGTGTAGCTGAAAATCCTAATCAAACTATTGGTGACATAGTTTATGAGGACTTTTCAGCAGATTATACTGTGCTCAATCAGACTGAAACCCTATTTCCTGATCACAATTTGCACGAGCTTTTTGCAGCGCAAGTGACCCGTACACCTGATGCTGTTGCGGTTATTGACGGAAATAGAACGGTTACCTATATTGAGCTATGGCAATCTGCCAATCAGATGGCAAATTATTTATCGTCGCAAGGCTTGTGTTCTGGACAAATAGTTGCTATCTCTTTGGATAGATCTCCTGAATTGTTGATGACCATTTTTGCAGTACTACAATGCGGAGCCGCTTACGTACCTATCGATCCAGCCTACCCGCAGGCGAGACAGAAATTAATGATAGAAGATTCAAACGCACAGTTTTTTATAGGGCAAAAGGAGACCGAACTGTTTGAACTGACTCAAAAAGCGTACACTATTGCTATTTTGCTCGAAAAAAGCAAACCATTTGATAGCAAGCCTTTGAGCAATTCCGTTTCACCAAACGAAATAGCCTATATCATTTATACCTCAGGATCAACAGGAAAACCAAAAGGAGTGCAAGTAATGCATAAAAATGTGTCTAATCTTGTGTGTTCTATGGCGAAAGAACCAGGAATTGACTCGAATGATAAAGTGCTTTGTTTAACTACCATTTCTTTTGACGCTATGGTCATGGAAACGTTTTTACCCTTATTGCACGGGGCAACTATCGTCATGGTCGATGAGCAAACACGACGTGATGGACGATTATTGCTTCAAAAAATGGCAGACGAAGCTATTACACTCATGTGGGGAACGCCTACGATATGGCAAATCCTTCTCGATTCGGGTTGGGATGCTCCTTTGTCTATCAAAGCTTTGATTGGTGGCGAAGCCGTTCCATTAACGCTAGCCAAAGAACTTTTGGACCGTTGCCAATCTTTATGGAATATATACGGTCCTACCGAAACTACTGTATGTTGTATTTTATCTCAAATCAATAAAGACGATGCGTTTATTGCTATTGGAAAACCTATTGCCAACACTCAAATTCACTTGTTGAATGCACTAGGACAACCTGTAAAAAAAGGGCAGTTGGGTGAAATTGCAATATCAGGAGCAGGTGTATCATCGGGCTATTTGGGACAGCAAGAACTAACCGATGAGCGTTATGTTTTTCCTAATTTCACAGATCAATTGGGAGGCAAACAGTATTTATCAGGCGATATTGGGAAGTTATTGGACAACAATACTATCCAATACATTGGCAGAGCCGATAATCAAGTAAAAATAAGAGGTTATCGTATAGAATTAGGAGAAATAGAACATGCTATTACAAACCTTAACGAAATAAAAACTGCTGTAGTCTTAACCGATAATGACTCGTTAATCGCATTTTTAATTCCACAGAAAACTACAACTGATGAAGCAACACTTTTAATGCAAGTTCGTAATCACTTAACGATTCAGCTACCCTCGTTTATGGTGCCATCTGTGTTCTATTTTGTAGATCAAATTCCGATGACTACCAACGGAAAAATCGATGACAAAGCACTGTTGCAACTTAAAGCAAAAATTAATGCAACGGCTAGCTTTAGCCCGCCTAGAACTGACGAAGAAGTTTTGGTTGCTGAAATCTGGAAAAAGCACTTAAAGTTACCGACTATTGATATTTTTAGTAATTTTTTCGAAATGGGTGGTCATTCGATTATTGCAGTAAAAGTCATGTCTGAATTTGAGAAAAAAACAGGCAAAACGTATCCGATATCATCACTTTTTGAACATTCTACAGTTGAAAAATTCGCGAAATTAATACAAAGTAAAACCCAACTTTCGACTTCTTGTTTGGTTCCTTTACAAAAATCTGGAAACAAACCGCCCCTGTTTATTATACATGGTGCAGGTCTTAATATCTTGAATTTCGTAGACCTCAGCAAACATTTTGATCCTGACCAGCCAGTGTACGGTATTCAGGGTACTGCTCGCCCCTATAGCGATTGGTATCATTCTATCGAGGATATGGCAGCACAATATATTGAAGCCATTGTAGCCTTATACCCTTCTGGTCCTTATGCGCTAGCGGGTTTTTCTTTTGGCGGAGTGGTAGCTTTTGAGATGACGCGTCAATTGGAAGAACAAGGTCGAAAAGTGATATTAACCGCTTTACTTGATACTACCGTAGATCATGCCTATTATCAAAATTCTATTCGAAAGAAAGAATATAGCAGACAAGTATCCGTACGAAAGAAAAGAATGAGTTTTTTAATGGAAATGCTGTTTAGCTGGCGTGCCATGAAAGACCGTACGCTAGCCAAAAAAGATTATTTGTTTCAAAAATATGTAGATCAAGATACCATTATGACAGCGAAAGAAGCAGACGCCTTGGCTCAATTTACTGCCGCAAACGAAATGGTCAATGGCATTGTTGATTTGTATCAATTGAAACCGCAATCTTTTAGTGTTGATTTATTTCGATCAAAAGATGATGTGCAATACAAGACCGATCCTATTTATTTGGGTTGGAAAAAAGCAGTTCCAAATGGGATTAGAATTCATGAAGTTTCCGGTAACCATCTAGAAATTGTTGCGCCTCCAAATGATATAGCACTAGCTGGTTTACTTCAAACTATTTTGAATGAAAGAGCAGCTTCAATTTAA
- a CDS encoding non-ribosomal peptide synthetase, with the protein MLPQNYDPSVGLETEFVVRMTKAQSALWVACTVGGSEANQAYNESSSLEFTGPLQVEHLSAAIQAVADRHESLRATFGSAGVYMTISKKLVLPLEQYDFTDFSIDQQQEKVSLLIQEDTNYLFDLSHGPLIRFNLIKLDENKHILLITAHHIVCDAWSFEIVRNDLATLYTSFCLDKEAHLAAAMSFNDYASEKLTYNASAEHKVSEKFWLDMYKEGTPEVNLPIDYPRPNFRTYASARIDIAIDSSLLKALKKISTASGTSFNTTLLASFEVFLHQITAQEELVIGLPFPGQIALGMSEVVGHCANLLPLRFKMDPETTFEDYLLKRKSELAAAYEHPRVTFGQLLEVLNPNRDLSRIPLVPIVFNVDSAKEETTSFHDLNCSSKSNPRSFEIFEIFVNATGTEENLVFEWSFNTALFKPESIYKMMETYSKLIKSITEYPSRKISDTIYSSYLKDYKQLNDTEVLMPTANVFEIVQIQMVKTPNNVAIYADGKELTYQELQAQVNQIAHYLLKKGLQPGEIVAVSLPRGAELVSTLLAILQCGAAYLPLDPEYPAARLDYMISDSQATLLLTAKTIFAVAPQVEHTFFIEDIFAQLETFPATPVAVPFSTDSLAYLLYTSGSTGKPKGVPITHHNLVNLLIGMKEKTGIGSSDKFLSITTISFDIAGVELYLPLISGASLQIANQETARDGRLLLDLMRKEKVTFLQATPISWYMLLDSGWTEKLPLKAICGGEAMPLDLARALTSRCETLWNGYGPTETTIYSIIKEIKFEDEIVTIGSPIANTQVYIIDKKGNLLPQGIVGEIAIAGDGVSKGYWHKPKLTEEKFITNTLSSSEEDLIYRTGDLGKLLATNEIEYLGRLDQQVKIRGHRIEPGEVEQALLLLPGIKQAVVLATANFLIAHIVPTDSISDAKAKIPFWREQMQQHLPPKLVPHDFNVIEVLPTTLNGKIDKKALSNYTINPASDTTTARNENELAIASIWEKQLQIAPIDIFTNFFELGGHSIVAVKVMIEIEKSFGIRFPLSLLFTHPTVEQFAKLLDSSEDNTVSCLVPLKASGTKPPLFLIHGAGLNVLNFASISKHFDPDQPVYGIQGTARPYDDWYHSIEDMAAQYIEAIVALYPSGPYALAGFSFGGVVAFEMTRQLEEQGRKVLLTALLDTTVDHAYYKNTIQEKEISRQISVRKKRINFFKEMIFSWTAMKDRTLAKKDYLFKKYVDENPTKTAKEAEAFAQFIAAVEKVNGIVDLYQLKPQSFSVDLFRSKDDKQYKTDPIYLGWKKAVPNGIIIHEVSGNHLDIVAPPNDMALAGLLQTILNERAVSI; encoded by the coding sequence ATGTTACCACAAAACTATGACCCTTCTGTAGGTCTTGAAACAGAATTTGTAGTACGAATGACCAAGGCACAGTCAGCGCTTTGGGTTGCTTGTACTGTCGGTGGATCTGAAGCAAATCAAGCCTATAACGAATCCTCCTCTTTAGAGTTCACGGGTCCATTACAGGTTGAGCATCTATCTGCTGCTATCCAAGCCGTAGCAGATCGACATGAATCACTACGAGCAACCTTTGGATCTGCTGGTGTTTACATGACTATATCTAAAAAATTAGTGCTACCACTGGAGCAGTATGATTTCACGGATTTTTCTATTGATCAACAGCAAGAAAAAGTTTCACTCCTTATCCAAGAAGATACCAACTATTTATTTGATCTTTCTCATGGTCCCTTAATAAGGTTTAACCTGATTAAATTGGATGAAAACAAACATATTTTACTTATTACCGCACATCATATTGTTTGCGATGCTTGGTCTTTTGAGATTGTACGTAACGATTTGGCTACCCTTTACACGAGTTTTTGCCTCGATAAAGAAGCACACTTAGCCGCTGCTATGTCTTTTAATGACTATGCCTCTGAAAAATTAACATATAATGCATCAGCTGAGCATAAGGTTTCTGAAAAATTTTGGTTGGACATGTATAAGGAAGGTACACCCGAAGTCAATCTCCCTATTGACTATCCAAGACCTAATTTCCGAACTTATGCTAGTGCACGAATAGACATTGCTATTGATTCGTCACTATTAAAAGCTTTGAAAAAAATAAGCACTGCTTCGGGGACGAGCTTCAACACTACCCTATTGGCAAGCTTTGAAGTTTTTTTACACCAAATCACTGCTCAAGAAGAATTGGTAATAGGACTACCTTTTCCTGGACAAATAGCGTTAGGCATGTCTGAAGTTGTAGGCCATTGTGCAAATCTATTACCCTTACGGTTCAAAATGGATCCAGAGACTACTTTTGAAGATTATCTCCTTAAACGAAAATCTGAATTAGCAGCTGCCTATGAGCATCCTCGTGTTACTTTTGGTCAACTTTTGGAAGTACTTAATCCAAATCGAGATCTTTCTAGAATTCCATTAGTCCCTATCGTATTTAATGTTGATTCTGCAAAAGAAGAGACTACTAGCTTTCACGATCTAAATTGTAGCAGCAAAAGCAACCCAAGGTCTTTTGAAATTTTTGAAATCTTCGTTAATGCAACAGGAACTGAAGAGAATTTAGTTTTTGAATGGTCGTTTAATACGGCTCTCTTTAAACCTGAGAGCATTTATAAAATGATGGAGACCTATTCGAAACTGATAAAATCAATCACCGAATACCCTAGTCGTAAAATAAGTGATACCATATACAGTAGTTATTTAAAGGATTATAAACAGTTAAATGACACTGAAGTACTCATGCCAACTGCTAACGTATTTGAGATAGTTCAAATACAAATGGTAAAAACTCCAAATAATGTAGCAATATATGCCGACGGAAAAGAATTAACTTATCAAGAACTACAAGCACAAGTAAATCAAATAGCTCATTATTTGTTAAAGAAGGGCTTGCAACCAGGCGAAATAGTAGCAGTGTCGCTTCCAAGAGGAGCCGAATTAGTTAGTACTCTTCTTGCGATACTGCAATGTGGAGCTGCTTACCTTCCTTTGGATCCTGAATATCCTGCTGCACGGTTAGATTACATGATTAGTGATTCTCAAGCTACATTACTACTAACTGCTAAGACCATTTTTGCAGTAGCACCACAGGTGGAGCATACTTTTTTTATTGAGGATATTTTTGCACAATTAGAAACCTTTCCCGCTACACCCGTAGCTGTTCCGTTCAGTACCGACAGTCTAGCCTATTTACTATATACCTCTGGATCCACCGGAAAACCGAAAGGAGTACCTATTACACATCATAATCTTGTCAATCTTCTTATAGGTATGAAGGAGAAAACAGGAATAGGTTCTTCTGATAAATTTCTTTCGATTACAACTATATCTTTCGATATCGCAGGCGTAGAACTGTACTTACCACTAATTTCTGGAGCATCTTTGCAAATCGCTAATCAAGAGACAGCACGTGATGGTCGATTACTTTTAGATTTAATGAGGAAAGAGAAGGTTACCTTCTTGCAGGCAACTCCCATTTCTTGGTACATGCTGCTCGACTCCGGTTGGACAGAAAAACTACCTTTAAAAGCGATTTGTGGAGGCGAAGCTATGCCTCTCGATCTTGCCCGAGCACTAACAAGCCGATGTGAAACACTATGGAACGGATATGGCCCAACAGAAACCACCATCTACTCCATCATCAAAGAAATAAAATTTGAGGACGAAATTGTTACGATTGGTAGCCCGATAGCCAATACGCAAGTTTATATTATTGATAAAAAAGGAAATCTATTACCTCAAGGTATTGTGGGTGAAATTGCAATTGCAGGCGATGGTGTTTCTAAGGGATATTGGCATAAACCAAAATTAACAGAAGAAAAATTCATTACCAACACTTTATCTTCATCCGAGGAAGATCTTATTTATCGAACTGGTGACTTGGGTAAGTTACTAGCGACTAACGAAATTGAGTATTTGGGTAGATTGGATCAACAAGTAAAAATTAGAGGACATCGTATAGAGCCTGGTGAAGTTGAGCAAGCCCTGCTCTTATTACCAGGAATTAAACAAGCAGTCGTTCTAGCCACAGCCAATTTCCTAATTGCGCACATAGTACCAACCGACTCCATAAGTGACGCTAAGGCAAAAATTCCGTTTTGGAGAGAACAAATGCAACAGCATTTACCTCCAAAATTGGTTCCGCATGATTTTAATGTGATTGAAGTCCTACCTACAACTTTAAATGGTAAAATTGATAAAAAGGCATTGTCAAATTATACCATTAATCCTGCTTCTGATACTACAACAGCAAGAAACGAAAATGAACTTGCGATTGCATCGATTTGGGAAAAACAGCTACAAATTGCTCCCATTGATATTTTTACTAATTTTTTTGAATTAGGTGGGCATTCTATTGTTGCGGTAAAAGTTATGATCGAAATTGAAAAAAGTTTTGGAATACGATTCCCGCTTTCTTTACTTTTTACACATCCAACAGTGGAACAGTTTGCAAAATTATTAGACTCCTCAGAAGACAATACTGTGAGTTGTCTTGTTCCTTTGAAAGCCTCTGGTACCAAACCACCTCTATTTTTAATTCACGGTGCGGGACTCAATGTTTTGAATTTTGCAAGTATTAGCAAACACTTTGATCCAGACCAACCCGTGTATGGCATCCAAGGTACTGCTCGCCCTTATGACGATTGGTATCATTCTATCGAGGATATGGCAGCACAATACATTGAAGCCATTGTAGCCTTATACCCTTCTGGGCCCTATGCGCTAGCCGGCTTTTCGTTTGGTGGTGTGGTTGCTTTTGAGATGACACGTCAGTTGGAAGAACAAGGTCGAAAAGTGCTATTAACAGCTTTACTTGATACTACGGTAGATCACGCTTATTATAAAAATACCATTCAAGAAAAAGAGATTAGTAGACAAATATCGGTACGAAAGAAAAGAATTAATTTCTTTAAGGAAATGATTTTTAGTTGGACGGCCATGAAAGACCGTACGCTAGCCAAAAAAGATTATTTGTTTAAAAAATATGTGGATGAAAACCCTACTAAAACGGCCAAGGAAGCAGAAGCTTTCGCACAATTTATAGCTGCAGTCGAAAAGGTTAATGGGATTGTTGATTTGTATCAATTGAAACCGCAGTCTTTTAGTGTTGATTTATTTCGATCAAAAGATGATAAGCAATACAAGACCGATCCTATTTATTTGGGTTGGAAAAAAGCAGTTCCAAATGGGATTATAATTCATGAGGTTTCTGGTAATCATCTGGACATTGTTGCGCCTCCAAATGATATGGCACTAGCTGGTTTACTTCAAACTATTTTGAATGAAAGAGCAGTTTCAATTTAA